The genomic DNA ACTCAGGTCAAGCCCTCTGCTGGAAAACTAGGGCCAGGCGAGGGCCAACCACTGGGTCTGCTTGAGCTGGAGGTTGTAAGGGCCCAAAACAGGGCAGGTGGACTGGCGCTCTACCCGCCTGTCTCAGCCTCTAGCTCCTCTGTGCATGTGCCCTGCAGGCTTGAAGCTCCTGGCCATGTTGACGCTGGTCCTGATCGTCATGGTGTGGTATTCCATCTCCCGAGAAGACAGGTACATTGAGCTGTGAGTCCAGTTTCCATGTCCTTCCATTGGTTCTACTCAGGCGTGGGCTCAGGGATGGGGCGTCATGAGGCGGCAGACGTAGTGGGGCCAGGAGGGTGTTGAGGGCCGGGGCGTGACCCCTCTCTTGAGCTACTGGCACGAAATGCCTCCAGGAGGGCAGGTGGTGGGTTTGGCGGGTAGGGTCTGGGATGGCTCCCCAGGGCCCCCACCTGGGGAGttcaggagaaaggaagagcTGGATCCAGAACGAGCTGGTTTCAGGGCGAACTTGGGTTGAGAGGATTGTATGCTGCTATCACATCACACTGCCCGCACTGTGGGAGAAGGTTGGGGCTGCCTGGGACGCTGGCCCCTGGGTCCATGAGGTGTGACCGGAGCTCCCgcctcctctccttttctgtctccagtttttattttcccagCCCAGAGAAGAAGGAGCCGTGCTTCcagggtgaggcagagaggaaggccTCTAAGCTCTTTGGCAAGTAAGTACTTGAGGCTGAGGCGGGACAGGGCATGGGGTGAGGTGGATTGAGGGTTGCACAGGGTGGGGGCCTCAGGGCCAGTGAGGTGGAGGGGACCGCGTTAGCAGACATGGGTTAGGTCACGGGGTTAACCcgtgaggggaggagaggcccttgaacatgtcagcacagagctgtttCCAGGGAGGCCGTCCAGAGAGCGGACATCCTCCTGATCCCTCATATCAGTCCGGGGCCTGACCTGACCCTGATTCTGGCTTCAAGATTAATCCCTTTCTCATCCCCACCCTGCTTTCACCTCCGTGCAGCTACTCCCGAGATCAGCCCATCTTCCTGCAGCTGAAGGATTATTTCTGGGTCAAGACGCCGTCTGCCTATGAGCTGCCCTATGGGACCAAGGGGAGCGGTAAGACGTGCGGGGTTGATGGGAATGGTGGGCTCACCTTGGCCACACGGCTTCTTGTTCTTCGCTGCCCATGGTCCCAGCACCCACATTGTGAGCCAGGCTCTGATGCTGAGGtcaggggaggaagaggcagccAAGCCTCTGGGGAGCGGTGGAGGGACAGTCTTTAGCCTTTGCAAAGCTACTGTTGTCATCACCCGTCCCAATCCTCATCTTTTTGTAGAGGACCTGCTTCTCCGGGTTCTAGCTATCACCAGCTACTCCATTCCAGAGAGCATCCAGAGGTAAGGAGCCGCTCCTTGCACTGGGTCTGAACgccttccccttcctgcccccaggtCCCAGGTGCCAGTCGTGGGCCAGCTTCTCCCAGTGAGCCTTCCTGTCTCTGGTCCCCTGTGGCCAATTTGACCCTTCTTCCTAGCCTGCCCGTCTCCAGAGGAGGCAGGGACGCCAGTGTCCACGGCAACTGAGCCCGGGCATCCGGGAGGCTGTAGCGGGCAGGCTGTCACCGTGGCAATGGGCAGGCCTGGGCAGCAGGCGAGGGGGCTTTGAAATGGGGCTGCTTATTAGTCCCCCCGGCCAGGGGTTTCCCTCCGTTCCTCCTGTGTCTTCTGTGCTCTGCTCAGTCTCCTCTCCTGTCAAAGCCCAGGGCTGTGGAGTCAGCAGGAGCGTGAAAGCAGGACTCCCGGGAGATGCCTGGTCCGTGGGGATCAAGGGCCGAGGTGGCCTGAAAAGGAACCCTaagccaggccccaggcagaCCCAGGGCAGGGGTTGAgtggagcaggagcaggggtCACTCCTGCGGCTGATCACCCTCTCCCGTTGGCAGTCTCAAATGTCGCCGCTGCGTGGTGGTGGGGAATGGGCACCGGCTTCGCAATAGCTCGCTGGGAGACGCCATCAACAAGTACGACGTGGTCATCAGGTCTGTGGGACTGGCCCTCGCCCCTTCTGCTTGGGAGTGACTGTAGATGGGCCAGCGGGGCTCTGGGTGACGGGCACCCTCCACCCCGCCTCCCAGATTGAACAACGCCCCAGTGGCTGGCTATGAGGGCGACGTGGGCTCCAAGACCACCATGCGTCTCTTCTACCCTGAGTCTGCCCACTTCAACCCCAAAGTGGAGAACAATCCAGACACGCTCCTCGTCCTGGTAGCTTTCAAGGCAATGGACTTCCACTGGATTGAGACCATCCTGAGTGATAAGaagagggtgagtggggagactgggaggggaggggtcgaGGCCCAGGGATGGGACACTGCCTGTCTCAGGATGTCATGCTCCACCGTGTCTGCCCTGTGGTCCTGAAGAGGCCAGGAGGGGAAGGCGTGAACCCCATGTTCTGGGGGGCTTCTGAGAAGCCACCCCAGCAGCCGGGGCCTGACGGACTGCAGGAGCCAGGTGGCGGTAGCCAGGGGCACCCCAGGCTTGAGGCTGCCTGGGACACGGAAGCTGCCAAAATATGTGTGAGAAATCTGGGAGCAGAGGAACTGGTCGGTAGTGACCTCCAGGCAGGATGTAGGTTAGAACAGGACATCTGCCCTTCCGGGTTGGGTCCACTGTGTCTTTTTTCCATCCAGTCAAATGCTGAATGGTCTCATCTCGCATTTTTGCCAGATGTTTCGACAACCTCAAACTCAAGCCCCTTCCACCTGTTTGGATATCCTTGGAAGTGGGCAGTGGTTGGACCCCATATTCTAAACACTGTGTCACCTGGCCTCCCCTGGGGAgtgccctcccttctctctccccctgatTCTCTCCTCcggtctcccttcccctctccggCGCtggcctccacctccctccccttctcaccccTCATTCCCGAGGGCCTATGCCACCACATGGACCCCACCTCTGATGACCACTGGGCTGGACTTGATAAAGGTCCTCACATCCTCATATCTCCCTTCCAACCCTGTGCCCTCTAGGTGCGAAAGGGCTTCTGGAAGCAGCCTCCCCTCATCTGGGACGTCAACCCCAGACAGGTGCGGATTCTCAACCCCTTCTTCATGGAGATCGCAGCTGACAAACTGCTGAACCTGCCCATGCAGCAGCCTCGCAAGATTAAGCAGGTGATGGTGGGGCTGTGGGCAGGGAAGCCAGAGCTTCGGGCTGGGACATTTCTAGAGGCCTGGGAAGCCTCGGAGGACCCGTGAGAGGGGAAAGTAACAATAGAGACGACAGTTGGCATTTGAGCAGCACCTGTGACGGCCTCTGGACCATGCCTCCAGGCACACCCCTGTATTCAGTCTGGTTTGTTCGAAGTCTGCAGGAAGGGTGAGTGAGCTCTTTTTAGAACCATGGGGCATCTGCAGAGCGGGGAGTGAGGGAAGGGTCTGTATACGGCGTGGGGCCGGAGTTCGAGGTTTTGGTAGGCACTGGTCAGAACTTATAAACTAGGGAGTTGCTGGGACCGTCCATGGCCTTGACTTTGGAGCAACCTGAATCTGTGCAGTTGCTGTTAGGTCACTTTATCTGCGATCTTACATTGGAACATATTAGTCAGAATGAATTAAAGGAGCTTCAGTTTGTCTTGGCTTGGTGCGACGTGTCAATTTTGGGAGTCATGGTATAGTTTTGCAAGTTACAGTTTAGCCACCAGCTCGTACCTTCCCAAGGACTTCCGCACATGTCCTTTGAGCCCGCAGAGAGGCTGTGTGGGATAGTTTCAGAGGCAACCAGCAAACACAGATGGGACTCGGCTGCCCTGCTTACTCTATGGCCTTGGGCAGATCAGCCACTTTGAGCCTCGCTCTCCCTTATCTGTGTGGTGGGGACAGTATTAGGACTGACTTCTTAAGGCCcttgtggaattaaaaaacatgATTCTGTAACATGCCTGTTATGGAGGTTGGTACACAGTGGGTGCTCACTCTATGTGCCAAATTTTGAATAGATAATTTTATTCTTCACTGAACATCTACTATGATTTAGCTCCATATGTTGAATGCCTCCTTTTGTAGCCGGTCAGTCCCAGCCCCAAATTTGCATGCTTGGGGGGGGTAAGACCTGTACCTTGCCCTAAGGACACTCAGTCCAGCAGAATAAACACACGGGTTGCAACATGGAGTGGCAGAATGCGCTAATAGAGAGTCGTTTCAAATGTTGTAGgatctggggggaggggcagacctctgcctggggctgcctgggagcgccccacccacccccgccccggcctcACCCAGAGGAGGTTGGAGTTGGGCCTTGAGGGGTCATGGGGCCCATAGGGCAGAGACTTGGGGAAAAGGAAGGT from Panthera tigris isolate Pti1 chromosome D1, P.tigris_Pti1_mat1.1, whole genome shotgun sequence includes the following:
- the ST3GAL4 gene encoding CMP-N-acetylneuraminate-beta-galactosamide-alpha-2,3-sialyltransferase 4 isoform X3 yields the protein MISKSRLKLLAMLTLVLIVMVWYSISREDRYIELFYFPSPEKKEPCFQGEAERKASKLFGNYSRDQPIFLQLKDYFWVKTPSAYELPYGTKGSEDLLLRVLAITSYSIPESIQSLKCRRCVVVGNGHRLRNSSLGDAINKYDVVIRLNNAPVAGYEGDVGSKTTMRLFYPESAHFNPKVENNPDTLLVLVAFKAMDFHWIETILSDKKRVRKGFWKQPPLIWDVNPRQVRILNPFFMEIAADKLLNLPMQQPRKIKQKPTTGLLAITLALHLCDLVHIAGFGYPDAHNRKQTIHYYEQITLKSMAGSGHNVSQEALAIKRMLEIGAVKNLTFF
- the ST3GAL4 gene encoding CMP-N-acetylneuraminate-beta-galactosamide-alpha-2,3-sialyltransferase 4 isoform X4, whose product is MGEESALAEGAQQTSEAVARGSRDDSSPQEPCYPLRNMISKSRLKLLAMLTLVLIVMVWYSISREDRYIELFYFPSPEKKEPCFQGEAERKASKLFGNYSRDQPIFLQLKDYFWVKTPSAYELPYGTKGSEDLLLRVLAITSYSIPESIQSLKCRRCVVVGNGHRLRNSSLGDAINKYDVVIRLNNAPVAGYEGDVGSKTTMRLFYPESAHFNPKVENNPDTLLVLVAFKAMDFHWIETILSDKKRVRKGFWKQPPLIWDVNPRQVRILNPFFMEIAADKLLNLPMQQPRKIKQKPTTGLLAITLALHLCDLVHIAGFGYPDAHNRKQTIHYYEQITLKSMAGSGHNVSQEALAIKRMLEIGAVKNLTFF
- the ST3GAL4 gene encoding CMP-N-acetylneuraminate-beta-galactosamide-alpha-2,3-sialyltransferase 4 isoform X2; its protein translation is MEEAGQSREDISIQTPSSCPNRVGRKCSLSGTAGLTAGKARWITRITWAACENACPRVPLWLTQQSPGGALESMFSVARGSRDDSSPQEPCYPLRNMISKSRLKLLAMLTLVLIVMVWYSISREDSFYFPSPEKKEPCFQGEAERKASKLFGNYSRDQPIFLQLKDYFWVKTPSAYELPYGTKGSEDLLLRVLAITSYSIPESIQSLKCRRCVVVGNGHRLRNSSLGDAINKYDVVIRLNNAPVAGYEGDVGSKTTMRLFYPESAHFNPKVENNPDTLLVLVAFKAMDFHWIETILSDKKRVRKGFWKQPPLIWDVNPRQVRILNPFFMEIAADKLLNLPMQQPRKIKQKPTTGLLAITLALHLCDLVHIAGFGYPDAHNRKQTIHYYEQITLKSMAGSGHNVSQEALAIKRMLEIGAVKNLTFF
- the ST3GAL4 gene encoding CMP-N-acetylneuraminate-beta-galactosamide-alpha-2,3-sialyltransferase 4 isoform X1, which codes for MEEAGQSREDISIQTPSSCPNRVGRKCSLSGTAGLTAGKARWITRITWAACENACPRVPLWLTQQSPGGALESMFSVARGSRDDSSPQEPCYPLRNMISKSRLKLLAMLTLVLIVMVWYSISREDRYIELFYFPSPEKKEPCFQGEAERKASKLFGNYSRDQPIFLQLKDYFWVKTPSAYELPYGTKGSEDLLLRVLAITSYSIPESIQSLKCRRCVVVGNGHRLRNSSLGDAINKYDVVIRLNNAPVAGYEGDVGSKTTMRLFYPESAHFNPKVENNPDTLLVLVAFKAMDFHWIETILSDKKRVRKGFWKQPPLIWDVNPRQVRILNPFFMEIAADKLLNLPMQQPRKIKQKPTTGLLAITLALHLCDLVHIAGFGYPDAHNRKQTIHYYEQITLKSMAGSGHNVSQEALAIKRMLEIGAVKNLTFF
- the ST3GAL4 gene encoding CMP-N-acetylneuraminate-beta-galactosamide-alpha-2,3-sialyltransferase 4 isoform X5; the encoded protein is MFSFRNSWTDSREGQVARGSRDDSSPQEPCYPLRNMISKSRLKLLAMLTLVLIVMVWYSISREDRYIELFYFPSPEKKEPCFQGEAERKASKLFGNYSRDQPIFLQLKDYFWVKTPSAYELPYGTKGSEDLLLRVLAITSYSIPESIQSLKCRRCVVVGNGHRLRNSSLGDAINKYDVVIRLNNAPVAGYEGDVGSKTTMRLFYPESAHFNPKVENNPDTLLVLVAFKAMDFHWIETILSDKKRVRKGFWKQPPLIWDVNPRQVRILNPFFMEIAADKLLNLPMQQPRKIKQKPTTGLLAITLALHLCDLVHIAGFGYPDAHNRKQTIHYYEQITLKSMAGSGHNVSQEALAIKRMLEIGAVKNLTFF